The nucleotide window CTCTTAGTCTTCTGCTGGGTGGTGGCTCACATCTTTTCTGGCATCAGCACAGTCAACTTTAGCATAATGCCATTTTGTGGATCCAGCCAGATCATACATGCCTTCTGTGATACCATGTCTGTCATACCTCTAGTCTGTGGTGATCCCTCCAGACAAATCAGAGACGCCTTTACCTCAGCAATGACTGTTCTCTTTGTTCCTTTATCTTTCATCATCTTCTCTTACAtctgcatcatcatcactgtattGCGCATGGCCAGTCGACAGGTCAGGTTcacctctctttcccctctgacttttgtgtattttcacacaGACTGTCCTCATGTCCTGTTAATTATGTTTAAATTAGCTGTCCTCCTCATGTAGATAATGAAGCCACCATCATTAAACGATTATCTATTACATTCTGATTCTTTGTCAGTATACATAAAAGGGCCTCAAATATCTCCAAGGCAACCAACCTTGCCAAGGTTATCAGCAtgttatctcttttttttatggaaaGCAATTATGCCCTTTTATTGTATGTTGTTCATATGTGTGTTCCTTGTAACCCTAAGCTACTATTCTCCCCAGGGCAGAGCGAAGACCTTCTCCACCTGTGCCACTCAAGGATGCATCATTTCTATCTACTACATACCACGTTTCATCGTCTTCTCCACGCCTTATATTCCTAACCTGAAAATGACCCCCGACAAGCATATAGTCACCACTCTGTTCTACAGTCTTTTACCCCCACTCATCAACCCCTTCATTTACTGTCTGAGAACCAAGGAGATCAAGCAGATACTGAAACGCTGGGTCCAACGAAGGAGGGACATTACTCCTACCAAGCCTGCCGTAGCTGTCACTGTGACAAAGTGAAACTCATGCTGCTTGGATTATGGTTTGGatacaatagaataaaatatgtgtatatattttattcatttatttatggccCTGTGTGGGACAGTGTATTTTCAAAGCAATAAGGTGCTAGAAAGATACACAAGGGCCATCCAGGCACTTGTGAGATGCACTGAATATATTAGTGCTGCAACTCTAGCCTTTTTTACCCATAAACAATTATAGCAGTTATATATCACACAACTGaattcataaaataataatgcacaACAGATGTTTACAGTTGGTTTAGTGAGTATGCAAAAATAATTCAGGTGGGAATCTATGGGTATGTGTACCGCCAGCACACACAgcttttttccagtgttttcctcccACCTACCACCATGTCTCTAATCCACTGACAGTACCCTAAAATTTCAAATCTTATAATTCACACTATAATTAGTAGAACAATATGTTCTCTCTAATAGTCCCATGGTACCTGCTAAAATAGCACCAAACTGATGAATCCTGTGTGTAATCTAAACTGCCACTCGTCCTTTGGTAAAGCATTAAAGTGAACCTGCTGCAGACTGGAATCTTAACCTGTGCACTGTCATGGCAATAACCTAAAGTCAAGGTTTTGGGTGCCGACTTCATAACCACAAGGATCACTGATGTTCATAAAACCTGCGGTCAGAAGAGTCTATTGCCTGTGTTATCtttacacaacaaaacaaagctgctgTGATATTTTCCGCTGTAAATCGGGGCAGCTATAAAGAACACTGCCTGTCAAAAGTAAATGATAAAGACGGTAGATTTATTATCATTGAgcaaagagagatggagggcaCTGTTGTTAAGTCATTTAAGGTGTACAGTGACAAACAAAGTCAAAACCCAAACTACTTTGGtaatgaaacagagaaaatgacttCAAAGGTGATATGCCTTTGAAGTCAATTTTTGCTGGTACAGAACTGGACTGTATGCCATTTAACa belongs to Myripristis murdjan chromosome 14, fMyrMur1.1, whole genome shotgun sequence and includes:
- the or30bu1 gene encoding odorant receptor 104-1; amino-acid sequence: MFQVDENYTRVSEFVIVGFPSLQPEYFHLVAWFFFFLYLTTVVGNFLLVVVFALERSLQKPMYIIMVSLALADIGMATVILPKIIARYWWNDGALGFHTCLFQVQMIHYFGALSSLISMFMALDRYLAVCFPLRYPILMTNQTIIGLLVFCWVVAHIFSGISTVNFSIMPFCGSSQIIHAFCDTMSVIPLVCGDPSRQIRDAFTSAMTVLFVPLSFIIFSYICIIITVLRMASRQGRAKTFSTCATQGCIISIYYIPRFIVFSTPYIPNLKMTPDKHIVTTLFYSLLPPLINPFIYCLRTKEIKQILKRWVQRRRDITPTKPAVAVTVTK